From Hippea alviniae EP5-r, the proteins below share one genomic window:
- a CDS encoding DUF134 domain-containing protein yields the protein MPRRRKRARIGYRFGKVCFKPCGMPRYNLDKVTLTYDELEAIRLADLEGMYQQDASQLMNVSRPTFSRIIERAHQKIAEALIHSKAIEIEEHIEDE from the coding sequence ATGCCAAGAAGAAGAAAAAGAGCAAGAATAGGATATAGATTTGGAAAGGTTTGTTTTAAACCATGCGGAATGCCACGATACAACCTTGATAAGGTTACTCTAACCTATGATGAGCTTGAAGCCATTAGGCTTGCAGATTTAGAAGGCATGTATCAACAGGATGCAAGCCAACTAATGAATGTATCAAGACCAACATTTTCGCGTATCATAGAGAGAGCACATCAAAAGATTGCAGAAGCGTTAATTCATTCTAAAGCCATAGAGATAGAAGAGCACATCGAAGATGAATAG
- a CDS encoding HIT family protein: MNSCIFCKYEELNVILKNELCYAIFDKYPVNKGHMLIIPYRHIESLFDATEKEIKAIFSLLKEAKAYLDGEFKPDGYNVGVNIGKYAGQTVMHLHVHLIPRYKGDIDNPTGGVRGVIPSKMRYPFS; this comes from the coding sequence ATGAATAGCTGCATATTTTGTAAGTATGAAGAACTCAATGTTATTTTAAAAAATGAGTTATGTTATGCGATTTTTGATAAATATCCCGTCAATAAAGGGCATATGCTTATTATTCCATACAGACACATAGAGAGCCTATTTGATGCAACAGAAAAAGAAATAAAGGCAATTTTCTCACTTTTAAAAGAAGCAAAAGCATACTTAGATGGTGAATTTAAACCCGATGGTTATAATGTTGGTGTCAATATAGGAAAATATGCAGGCCAAACCGTAATGCACCTACATGTCCATCTTATACCGCGATACAAAGGTGATATTGACAACCCAACAGGTGGCGTAAGGGGGGTTATACCATCAAAGATGCGATATCCCTTCTCTTAA
- a CDS encoding MoaD/ThiS family protein: MAKLRFYTLLREKLNTDNIDIKISKNMDLMQILRKAEKEINKHFVNDLINNESTLILINGKNFHQLNCFSTEISDSDIIDIFPSAGGG, encoded by the coding sequence ATGGCAAAATTGAGATTTTACACTTTACTAAGAGAAAAACTAAATACGGATAACATAGATATAAAAATAAGCAAAAACATGGACCTTATGCAAATTCTAAGAAAAGCAGAGAAAGAGATAAATAAGCACTTCGTCAACGATTTAATAAACAATGAGAGCACCTTAATACTAATAAATGGCAAAAATTTTCACCAACTAAACTGTTTCTCAACAGAGATAAGCGACTCAGACATAATAGACATATTCCCTTCGGCTGGCGGCGGATGA
- a CDS encoding HesA/MoeB/ThiF family protein — protein MRKIFFRNIQFFGKESVNKIKNSEVAVCGVGGLGCVVADILTRMGVGKIKLLDKGIVDEPDIGRQLLYDYFDIGKKKVAAAKEKLIKIRTSKIESYMVDIQNDNLDFLETVSVVADCLDNYSSRYSLENIIKEHQFLVHGSVENSYGQITTIKKKETVKLKELYFGLKEKEEIAVSTPAVFFVGTLMAEEIINCILLKPKLKNTLLVANLSDFSLSKIPLSID, from the coding sequence ATGAGAAAAATATTTTTTAGAAATATTCAATTTTTCGGTAAAGAATCGGTAAATAAGATAAAAAATTCAGAAGTTGCAGTATGCGGAGTCGGCGGTCTTGGATGTGTTGTAGCTGACATCCTAACGAGAATGGGCGTGGGAAAAATAAAACTTTTAGATAAAGGTATAGTGGACGAACCAGATATAGGAAGACAACTTTTGTATGACTATTTCGACATAGGGAAAAAGAAAGTAGCTGCAGCAAAAGAAAAGCTTATTAAAATAAGAACATCTAAGATCGAATCTTATATGGTTGATATACAAAATGATAACCTTGATTTTTTGGAAACAGTTAGTGTAGTTGCAGATTGTTTGGATAACTACTCTTCAAGATATTCACTTGAAAACATCATAAAAGAGCATCAATTTTTAGTCCATGGAAGTGTTGAAAATTCATACGGACAAATAACAACAATAAAAAAGAAGGAAACGGTAAAATTAAAGGAACTATACTTTGGTTTAAAAGAAAAAGAAGAAATAGCCGTCAGTACACCTGCTGTATTCTTCGTTGGAACACTGATGGCAGAAGAAATAATAAACTGTATTCTGTTAAAGCCCAAACTCAAAAACACTCTTCTTGTAGCAAACCTAAGCGATTTTTCGTTATCAAAGATTCCGTTATCTATCGATTGA
- a CDS encoding methyltransferase domain-containing protein, protein MGFDKNAWNYLVSSDHRVGEDLEFIRVYFKGLKFEKLLDIASGAGHFANIFDANSKVISDISLNMLKTAKKHYGFEQVVRCDAMNLPFKDNSFDIATCRIAFHHFRRPFEFFKEVHRILKLKAFFVLIDSIVDIDDKELNRIEKIRDKTHYKSHTVEEILSFAKGFRLISFHTIFKRHNFEEWAARLSPDKDTFNRIENAFLELNRDIKNELKVEIKDGKVVSYTDKKGIFIFQRLGG, encoded by the coding sequence ATGGGTTTTGACAAAAACGCTTGGAATTACCTTGTAAGTTCGGACCATAGAGTAGGTGAAGATTTAGAGTTTATTAGGGTGTATTTTAAAGGATTAAAGTTTGAAAAGTTGCTTGATATTGCATCTGGTGCTGGTCATTTTGCAAACATTTTTGATGCCAATTCGAAAGTGATAAGTGATATAAGCTTAAACATGCTTAAAACTGCTAAAAAGCATTATGGATTTGAGCAAGTTGTAAGATGCGATGCTATGAACTTGCCTTTCAAAGACAATAGTTTTGATATTGCAACATGCAGGATAGCATTTCATCATTTTAGAAGACCTTTTGAATTTTTCAAAGAAGTGCACAGAATTTTGAAACTAAAAGCTTTTTTTGTATTAATAGACAGCATCGTTGATATCGACGATAAAGAGCTAAACAGAATAGAGAAGATAAGGGACAAAACACATTACAAAAGCCATACCGTAGAAGAGATTCTCTCATTTGCAAAGGGTTTTAGGCTTATAAGTTTTCACACGATTTTTAAAAGGCATAATTTTGAAGAGTGGGCAGCAAGACTCTCGCCAGACAAAGATACATTCAATAGAATAGAAAATGCGTTTTTAGAGCTAAACAGGGATATTAAAAACGAGCTCAAGGTTGAGATAAAAGACGGTAAGGTTGTATCATACACCGATAAAAAAGGTATATTTATCTTTCAAAGATTGGGAGGTTAA
- the wtpA gene encoding tungstate ABC transporter substrate-binding protein WtpA: MLKRFFSFVLVFILAFTLPAFAKKDIIVFHAGSLSVPFKKMAKELEKLHPEYHVVLEASGSRMAARKIADLHRPCDVMGSADYTVINNLLIDTGNAKFNALFATNEMAIVFTDKSRYANIINSKNWYKILLKKDVIVGHSNPNDDPCGYRAMLVAKLAEKYYHIPGFFKKLFGYPDYYKPGFEKKGKVIVRPKETDLIALLQMHYIDYIFLYKSVAIQHHLRYITLPPEISLKSKKFEDFYKTVSFKVSGKKPGQFIVKKGAPMIYGLTIPQNFNSPPNKKGAVLFAKFILSKEGQKIMKECGQGIINPPIIEGDASILNSK, from the coding sequence ATGCTTAAAAGGTTTTTCAGTTTTGTGTTAGTTTTTATTTTAGCATTTACACTTCCTGCTTTTGCCAAAAAGGATATTATCGTATTCCATGCTGGAAGTCTCTCTGTGCCATTTAAAAAAATGGCAAAAGAGCTTGAAAAACTTCATCCAGAGTATCATGTTGTCTTAGAAGCAAGTGGCTCAAGAATGGCAGCAAGAAAGATAGCAGACTTACACAGACCCTGCGATGTTATGGGTTCTGCTGATTATACGGTTATCAATAATCTGCTCATAGATACGGGAAATGCAAAATTTAATGCTCTATTTGCAACAAACGAGATGGCAATAGTTTTCACAGACAAATCAAGATATGCTAATATCATAAACTCAAAAAACTGGTATAAAATCCTACTAAAGAAAGATGTCATTGTTGGACACTCAAATCCTAACGATGACCCCTGCGGATATAGAGCTATGCTTGTTGCTAAGTTAGCTGAAAAATACTATCATATTCCTGGATTTTTCAAAAAACTCTTTGGCTATCCCGACTATTACAAACCAGGTTTTGAAAAAAAAGGAAAGGTTATAGTAAGACCCAAAGAGACAGACTTGATAGCTCTTCTTCAGATGCACTACATAGATTACATTTTTCTTTATAAGTCTGTCGCCATTCAACATCATTTAAGATATATAACACTACCACCAGAAATATCTTTAAAAAGCAAAAAGTTTGAAGATTTTTATAAAACTGTATCATTTAAGGTCAGCGGCAAAAAACCTGGTCAGTTCATAGTCAAAAAAGGCGCTCCAATGATTTATGGCCTTACAATTCCACAAAACTTTAATTCACCACCAAACAAAAAAGGAGCTGTCTTGTTTGCGAAATTTATTTTATCAAAAGAAGGCCAGAAAATAATGAAAGAGTGTGGTCAGGGTATCATAAATCCACCAATTATAGAAGGTGATGCATCTATACTAAACTCAAAGTGA
- a CDS encoding ATP-binding cassette domain-containing protein: MSFLSVKDLSLKLGNFELKNISFEIDKGDFLAVLGRTGSGKTSLLECLTGFKKPKGSIYLEGEEITKKPIQKRKISIVYQDSMLFPNMSVEENILFSTRFFKRDANMIDELIEFFDLKPLLNRNVKTLSGGEKQKVAIARALISKPKLLLLDEPLSSIDFSFREAFLDFITSIHRRYELTTIYVTHNIKEAYTLSNKTAILDKGELIRFGNTLKVINRPKTKREAEFLSFKNILKDKNGRWFTIDPYKVRISKNNLKTDIILKSKVKTTRPTRNGFKIKTENNITAFSDKQIEGEVLIGFNKSDMMWLDES; this comes from the coding sequence GTGAGCTTTCTGTCAGTAAAAGATTTAAGTCTAAAACTGGGCAATTTTGAGCTTAAAAATATAAGTTTTGAGATAGATAAAGGTGATTTTTTAGCAGTATTAGGCAGAACAGGTTCAGGTAAAACATCACTTCTCGAATGTTTAACAGGTTTTAAAAAACCCAAAGGCTCAATTTATCTCGAAGGAGAAGAAATAACAAAGAAGCCAATTCAAAAAAGAAAAATATCAATCGTTTATCAAGATTCCATGTTATTCCCCAATATGAGTGTTGAAGAGAACATTCTATTTTCAACAAGATTTTTTAAAAGAGATGCTAACATGATTGACGAACTCATTGAGTTTTTTGATTTAAAACCATTGCTCAATCGCAATGTAAAGACATTATCAGGAGGAGAAAAACAAAAAGTTGCCATAGCAAGAGCACTCATAAGTAAACCAAAGCTACTCCTATTAGACGAACCCTTAAGTTCCATTGATTTCTCATTCAGAGAAGCGTTCTTAGATTTTATCACATCTATACACAGACGATACGAATTAACCACAATCTATGTTACACACAACATAAAAGAGGCTTACACACTCTCAAATAAAACAGCAATATTAGATAAAGGTGAGCTTATAAGATTTGGAAACACACTCAAGGTAATAAACAGACCCAAAACAAAAAGAGAAGCCGAATTCTTAAGCTTTAAAAACATTCTAAAAGATAAAAATGGCAGATGGTTTACAATAGACCCTTACAAGGTAAGAATAAGCAAAAACAACCTTAAAACAGACATAATCCTTAAATCCAAAGTAAAAACCACAAGACCAACGAGAAACGGTTTCAAGATAAAAACAGAAAACAACATAACAGCATTTTCGGATAAACAAATTGAAGGAGAAGTCCTAATCGGTTTTAATAAAAGTGATATGATGTGGCTTGATGAAAGTTAA
- a CDS encoding ABC transporter permease yields MKVKILFWIFAIIILLFLVVPVLNILTGLPINELILSLKDKSIINSILLTITLSLLSTTIVLLTGIPLAYIIARFNFPLKGLAEGIIDIPIMIPHVAAGIALLLSFGANGYFGEILKKIGITILDNPIGITIAMMFVSAPYLIDAAKEGFKKVDVRLEHAAKTLGAGDISTFFSITLPLAKKDIINGALLMWGRGIGEFGAIVIIAYHPMTATVMIYDRFTSFGLTYALPVTTILILVSLAIFTIARFINR; encoded by the coding sequence ATGAAAGTTAAAATATTGTTTTGGATATTTGCCATCATCATACTTCTTTTCCTCGTTGTTCCTGTGTTAAATATATTAACAGGCTTGCCAATCAATGAACTTATATTATCCCTGAAAGACAAATCTATAATAAATTCTATATTGCTAACCATAACACTCTCACTACTGTCAACAACAATCGTTCTTTTAACTGGCATTCCACTCGCCTATATAATCGCAAGGTTCAACTTCCCATTAAAGGGCTTGGCAGAAGGCATAATAGACATACCAATAATGATACCGCATGTCGCAGCGGGAATAGCTTTACTGTTGAGTTTTGGTGCAAATGGATACTTCGGAGAGATTTTAAAAAAAATCGGCATAACAATCTTAGATAACCCTATAGGTATAACAATAGCAATGATGTTCGTATCAGCACCCTATCTAATAGACGCAGCAAAAGAAGGCTTCAAGAAGGTAGATGTAAGGTTAGAACACGCAGCAAAAACACTCGGCGCAGGTGATATATCCACATTCTTCAGCATAACCCTGCCACTTGCAAAAAAAGACATAATCAACGGAGCACTTCTCATGTGGGGCAGAGGCATAGGCGAGTTTGGTGCAATTGTTATAATAGCCTATCACCCTATGACTGCAACAGTAATGATATACGACAGATTCACATCTTTCGGCCTAACCTATGCCCTTCCAGTGACAACAATTTTAATTCTTGTCTCTTTAGCAATCTTCACAATAGCAAGGTTTATTAATAGGTAA
- the waaF gene encoding lipopolysaccharide heptosyltransferase II has protein sequence MSGRYLIIQTAFLGDAILTEPIIETIKANQKDAFIGVIVIPANVEVFSLNPKVDVIIPYDKHGEDNGIVGFAKIIKTIKEYRFDSIISPHRSFRTAVISFLSGVKKRIGFKDAEASFLYTHRIKRPKNIHEVDKNLRLLEPFNFNNIVREIRLYWSEENKRFIEGIFEANDISSTDKVVVISPSSVWPTKRWPKEYFKETAEELSKKGYRVILIGTEKDKEICSFVKGENKRIVDLAGKTRIKDLFYLIAWAKLLISNDSAPVHIASAFNTPTIEIYGPTVPEFGFYPLSEKHKIVQVDLPCRPCGKHGSVSCSQKHFKCMRDIKPETVINAALELL, from the coding sequence ATGTCTGGTCGTTATCTGATTATTCAGACTGCCTTCTTGGGCGATGCAATACTTACAGAGCCAATCATAGAGACAATAAAGGCAAACCAGAAAGATGCATTTATAGGTGTTATTGTCATACCGGCAAATGTTGAAGTTTTCTCTTTAAATCCAAAGGTTGATGTAATAATACCGTATGATAAACATGGCGAAGATAACGGGATTGTTGGTTTTGCAAAAATCATAAAAACAATTAAAGAATACAGGTTTGACTCTATCATATCACCGCACAGAAGCTTTAGAACGGCCGTAATCTCTTTTTTAAGTGGCGTAAAAAAGAGAATAGGGTTTAAGGATGCAGAAGCAAGCTTTCTATATACACACCGCATAAAAAGGCCAAAGAATATTCATGAAGTCGATAAAAACCTAAGACTCCTTGAGCCTTTTAACTTTAACAACATCGTAAGAGAGATAAGGCTATACTGGTCTGAAGAGAACAAGCGTTTTATAGAAGGCATCTTTGAAGCAAACGACATAAGCTCAACAGATAAAGTTGTTGTGATAAGCCCATCATCTGTCTGGCCTACGAAGAGATGGCCAAAAGAGTATTTCAAAGAAACAGCAGAAGAGCTCAGCAAGAAAGGATACAGGGTAATCCTAATCGGCACAGAGAAGGATAAAGAGATTTGCAGTTTTGTTAAGGGTGAAAACAAAAGAATTGTCGATTTGGCAGGTAAAACACGCATAAAAGACCTGTTTTATCTCATAGCTTGGGCAAAACTTCTAATAAGCAACGACTCTGCACCAGTGCATATAGCAAGTGCATTTAACACGCCAACGATTGAGATATATGGCCCAACAGTGCCAGAGTTTGGTTTTTATCCCTTGAGCGAAAAGCATAAGATTGTCCAGGTTGACCTACCATGCAGACCATGTGGAAAGCATGGAAGTGTTTCTTGTTCGCAAAAACATTTCAAATGCATGAGAGATATAAAACCAGAAACGGTAATTAACGCTGCGTTAGAGCTATTATGA
- a CDS encoding glycosyltransferase family 9 protein, whose product MKFLVIRFSSLGDIIQTTAFVKKLKEIYPNGEIIYATKEEFKEILEEQPYIDRLIGLKKSESITNFAKRIGKVHCIFDLHKNLRSTALCNILNPACIKRVNKNTIYRYALVLKLKSITKIFERESRDNIQEQLKLINQENSQAKPYIKVKKSKTDKTVIGIAPGAKWHTKMWPKEYYREVAKMLTEKGFYVYIFGSKEEEQVANFIAEGLDRVESFAGKLSIKETAEKMTACKVFISNDSALMHLANALNIPTVAIFGPTVKGFGFYPKRDVIVLEKDLPCRPCSLHGSDRCPNGTLKCLKEIKPEEVYNAVMQWLN is encoded by the coding sequence ATGAAGTTTCTTGTTATAAGGTTTTCATCCTTAGGAGATATAATACAAACAACGGCATTTGTAAAAAAACTTAAAGAGATTTATCCAAATGGTGAAATTATCTATGCAACAAAGGAAGAGTTTAAAGAGATTTTAGAAGAACAGCCATATATAGACAGATTAATAGGACTAAAAAAAAGTGAAAGCATAACCAATTTTGCAAAAAGGATAGGCAAGGTCCACTGTATATTTGATTTACATAAAAATCTAAGAAGCACTGCTTTATGCAATATTCTCAACCCAGCCTGCATAAAACGGGTAAACAAGAATACGATTTATAGATACGCACTTGTTTTAAAGCTAAAAAGTATCACAAAGATATTTGAAAGAGAAAGCAGAGATAATATTCAAGAGCAGCTAAAACTTATAAATCAGGAAAACTCTCAAGCAAAACCCTATATCAAAGTCAAAAAAAGCAAAACAGATAAAACAGTAATCGGCATTGCACCGGGTGCAAAATGGCATACAAAGATGTGGCCAAAAGAGTATTACAGAGAAGTTGCAAAAATGCTAACAGAGAAAGGCTTTTATGTCTATATATTTGGTTCTAAAGAAGAAGAGCAGGTGGCAAACTTTATAGCCGAAGGATTGGATAGGGTTGAATCATTTGCAGGCAAGTTATCAATAAAAGAGACGGCAGAGAAAATGACGGCATGTAAGGTATTCATCTCAAACGACTCTGCTTTGATGCACCTTGCCAATGCTTTAAACATACCAACCGTTGCCATTTTTGGGCCTACGGTTAAAGGATTTGGATTTTACCCAAAGAGAGATGTGATTGTGCTTGAGAAGGATTTACCATGCAGACCATGTTCTCTTCACGGTTCAGATAGATGCCCAAACGGCACATTAAAATGCCTAAAAGAGATAAAACCAGAAGAAGTCTATAATGCGGTTATGCAATGGTTAAATTAG
- a CDS encoding RtcB family protein: MVKLVIKKGRIPIKMWTENIEEGALKQAINLSNLPFAFSHVAIMPDVHEGFGMPIGAVVALEDTLIPHAVGVDIGCGMHAVKTIFEDIKRNELAAIVKLIKEAIPLGFEKHKTAQDKNLMPKPKVKLPKHFITFKEYDNALYSLGTLGGGNHFIEIQKGSDGHIWFMIHSGSRNLGKQVADHYNKVAKNLNASWNYPVPPSYELFYLPIETKEGKDYLEEMNFCIKYAKANRTLMAERIKAIFEVVLRKSDIVLEEYDVIHNYAAKEKHFGKDVWVHRKGATRAFEGEIGIIPGSQGSKSYIVKGLGNPESFKSCSHGAGRVLSRHKARKSLSLKEEVEKLNKLGIIHSIRSKRDLDEAPSAYKNINEVINNQLDLIEPKVELSPLAVVKG, translated from the coding sequence ATGGTTAAATTAGTTATTAAAAAGGGCAGAATACCTATAAAAATGTGGACAGAAAACATAGAAGAAGGTGCACTCAAACAGGCTATAAACCTATCTAACCTGCCATTTGCCTTTAGTCATGTTGCAATAATGCCCGATGTTCATGAAGGGTTTGGTATGCCTATAGGTGCCGTTGTTGCACTTGAAGATACGCTAATCCCACATGCCGTAGGCGTTGACATAGGCTGCGGTATGCATGCAGTCAAAACGATTTTTGAAGATATAAAGAGAAACGAGCTTGCAGCAATAGTAAAACTGATTAAAGAAGCCATACCCTTAGGATTTGAGAAACATAAAACAGCTCAAGATAAAAACCTAATGCCGAAACCCAAAGTAAAATTGCCAAAACACTTCATAACATTCAAAGAGTATGATAACGCTTTGTATTCGCTTGGCACTCTTGGTGGCGGCAATCATTTTATCGAAATTCAAAAGGGGAGTGATGGACATATATGGTTCATGATACACTCAGGCAGCAGAAACTTGGGCAAACAGGTTGCAGACCATTACAACAAAGTAGCAAAAAACCTTAACGCATCGTGGAATTATCCCGTTCCACCATCCTATGAGTTATTCTATTTACCTATAGAGACAAAAGAAGGTAAAGACTATCTTGAAGAGATGAACTTCTGCATAAAATACGCAAAAGCAAACAGGACACTGATGGCCGAAAGAATAAAAGCAATATTCGAAGTTGTGCTAAGAAAAAGTGATATCGTATTGGAAGAGTATGATGTTATTCACAATTATGCAGCAAAAGAGAAACACTTTGGAAAAGATGTATGGGTTCACAGAAAGGGAGCAACAAGGGCATTCGAAGGAGAGATAGGTATAATTCCAGGCTCTCAAGGTTCTAAATCTTACATAGTCAAAGGTTTGGGTAATCCTGAAAGCTTCAAAAGTTGCTCGCACGGTGCTGGACGGGTTTTAAGCAGACATAAAGCAAGAAAAAGTTTATCCTTGAAAGAAGAAGTGGAAAAACTCAACAAACTCGGTATTATCCACTCTATACGCTCAAAAAGAGACTTAGACGAAGCACCAAGCGCCTATAAAAATATAAACGAAGTAATAAATAACCAGTTGGATTTAATAGAACCTAAGGTTGAACTTTCTCCATTGGCTGTTGTTAAAGGTTGA
- a CDS encoding endonuclease III domain-containing protein, which produces MKKEDIDEVVRILKEAYKSFKEPVVTEVAKDKDPYKVLVSTVLSLRTKDETTKEASLRLFERAPDIFTLKQLKQEEIEKLIYPVGFYKTKAKNLKKIAQIIVDEYDGVVPSNLNDLLKLPNVGLKTANLVLAKGYNIPAICVDIHVHRISNRLGLVKTKAPEETEVALSNILPKKYWIEFNDLLVPFGQNICRPTSPFCSKCPIYDFCDRVGVQKWR; this is translated from the coding sequence ATGAAGAAGGAAGATATAGACGAAGTTGTAAGGATTTTAAAAGAAGCGTATAAAAGCTTTAAAGAACCTGTAGTAACGGAAGTTGCAAAGGATAAAGACCCGTATAAGGTGCTTGTCTCGACAGTCTTAAGCTTAAGAACAAAAGACGAGACAACAAAAGAAGCGTCTTTAAGGCTGTTTGAGAGAGCACCTGATATATTTACACTCAAACAGCTGAAGCAGGAAGAGATAGAAAAGCTAATATACCCTGTCGGTTTTTATAAAACAAAGGCAAAGAATCTAAAGAAGATTGCCCAGATAATAGTTGATGAGTATGACGGTGTTGTGCCGTCGAATCTGAACGATTTACTTAAACTTCCTAATGTTGGATTAAAAACGGCGAATCTTGTGCTTGCAAAGGGATACAACATACCTGCAATCTGTGTTGACATACATGTTCACAGAATCTCGAACAGACTTGGTCTTGTAAAAACAAAGGCACCAGAAGAAACAGAAGTTGCTCTTTCAAATATTCTTCCAAAAAAATATTGGATAGAGTTTAACGATTTACTTGTCCCATTTGGCCAAAATATATGCAGACCGACTTCTCCGTTCTGTTCAAAATGCCCGATATACGATTTCTGCGACAGAGTGGGCGTTCAAAAATGGAGATAG